The proteins below come from a single Asanoa ferruginea genomic window:
- a CDS encoding glycoside hydrolase family 10 protein, with the protein MKRPIGAALSAAVLSVSLLALAPAPASAAPTTGSTAACVTNPAAPKREFRAMWISSVVNIDWPTKASQTAPDRIAAQKAEYLGWLDLAQRLHHTAVVVQVRPTADAFWPSPHEPWSEFLTGVRGQDPGWDPLAFLIGEAHKRNLEFHAWMNPYRVSMPDGAGVDINKLAPNHPVRQHPDWVQAYPVNAAGARLYYNPGIPEVRAFVQTAMLDAVARYDVDGVHFDDYFYPYPAANQDFADDATFAAYNRGFTNKADWRRDNINLLVQEFGAAVKRVKPWVKFGISPFGIWRNKTADPLGSDTAGSQSYDIISADTRKWVKEGWIDYIVPQIYWSIGFTVADYAKLIPWWSDVVAGTDVQLYIGEADYKIAANADTNWNDPREMTDHLAFAQDYNVSGHVHFSAVQVRDNKLGATDIYAAEHYAHPALVPTMTHLPHKPLMFPVVTSATRDGAGAVTLRWHQPVDGVGPFGKATSYAVYRFDGTRVPNACDLADATHLIGTARAQSYVDTSARAGQRYTYVVTALDRLWNESPMGLPRPVR; encoded by the coding sequence ATGAAACGCCCCATCGGCGCGGCGTTGAGCGCTGCCGTGCTGTCCGTCTCGTTGCTCGCACTCGCGCCCGCGCCGGCTTCCGCCGCGCCCACCACCGGCTCGACCGCCGCCTGTGTCACCAACCCGGCCGCGCCCAAGCGGGAGTTCCGGGCGATGTGGATCTCGTCGGTCGTCAACATCGACTGGCCGACCAAGGCGTCGCAGACCGCGCCCGACCGGATCGCCGCGCAGAAGGCCGAATATCTCGGCTGGCTCGACCTGGCACAGCGGCTGCACCACACCGCGGTGGTCGTGCAGGTCCGGCCGACCGCCGACGCGTTCTGGCCCTCGCCGCACGAGCCCTGGTCGGAGTTTCTCACCGGGGTGCGCGGCCAGGACCCGGGCTGGGACCCGCTGGCCTTCCTGATCGGCGAGGCGCACAAGCGCAACCTCGAGTTCCACGCCTGGATGAACCCCTACCGGGTCTCGATGCCCGACGGTGCCGGCGTCGACATCAACAAGCTGGCGCCCAACCACCCGGTGCGGCAGCACCCCGACTGGGTGCAGGCCTACCCGGTCAACGCCGCCGGCGCCCGGCTCTACTACAACCCCGGCATTCCCGAGGTACGCGCGTTCGTGCAGACCGCGATGCTCGACGCGGTGGCCCGCTACGACGTCGACGGGGTGCACTTCGACGACTACTTCTACCCCTACCCGGCGGCCAACCAGGACTTCGCCGACGACGCGACGTTCGCCGCCTACAACCGGGGCTTCACCAACAAGGCCGACTGGCGGCGCGACAACATCAACCTGCTGGTCCAGGAGTTCGGCGCCGCGGTGAAGCGGGTCAAGCCCTGGGTGAAGTTCGGCATCAGCCCGTTCGGCATCTGGCGCAACAAGACCGCCGACCCGCTCGGCTCCGACACGGCCGGCTCGCAGTCCTACGACATCATCTCCGCCGACACCCGCAAGTGGGTCAAGGAGGGGTGGATCGACTACATCGTGCCGCAGATCTACTGGAGCATCGGGTTCACGGTGGCCGACTACGCCAAGCTGATCCCGTGGTGGTCCGACGTGGTCGCCGGCACCGACGTGCAGCTCTACATCGGCGAGGCCGACTACAAGATCGCGGCCAACGCCGACACCAACTGGAACGACCCGCGGGAGATGACCGACCACCTGGCGTTCGCGCAGGACTACAACGTGTCGGGCCACGTGCACTTCAGCGCGGTGCAGGTGCGCGACAACAAGCTGGGCGCCACCGACATCTACGCGGCCGAGCACTACGCGCACCCGGCGCTGGTGCCCACCATGACCCACCTGCCACACAAACCGCTGATGTTCCCGGTGGTCACGTCGGCGACCCGCGACGGGGCGGGGGCGGTCACCCTGCGCTGGCACCAACCGGTCGACGGGGTGGGGCCATTCGGCAAGGCGACGTCGTACGCGGTCTACCGCTTCGACGGCACCCGCGTCCCGAACGCCTGCGACCTGGCCGACGCGACCCACCTGATCGGCACCGCCCGGGCGCAGTCCTATGTGGATACGTCAGCGCGGGCCGGGCAGCGCTACACCTACGTGGTGACCGCGCTCGACCGGCTGTGGAACGAGAGCCCGATGGGGCTGCCGAGGCCGGTGCGCTGA
- a CDS encoding TetR/AcrR family transcriptional regulator: protein MTRTRLTAAERSVQLIDAAIIAFAKGGYAGTSTDDIARLAEVSQPYVIRLFGSKKALFITVIEHVSGRIQEAFREAAPASGAQLADLANGFDKLLAERYLLPVLLHGFAAANADEEIGRTARGCYGNIYTLVRGLTGVTDGEARDFMSTGMLLTVLASMKVIGPDPVAQDPWMTEMIGSFEHENRYKN from the coding sequence GTGACCCGCACCCGGCTCACCGCCGCCGAGCGCAGCGTGCAGCTCATCGACGCGGCGATCATCGCGTTCGCCAAGGGCGGGTACGCCGGCACGAGCACCGACGACATCGCGCGACTGGCCGAGGTATCGCAGCCCTACGTGATCCGGCTCTTCGGCTCGAAGAAGGCGCTGTTCATCACGGTGATCGAGCACGTCAGCGGCCGGATCCAGGAGGCCTTCCGGGAAGCGGCGCCGGCCAGCGGTGCACAGCTCGCCGACCTGGCCAACGGCTTCGACAAGCTACTGGCCGAGCGTTACCTGCTGCCCGTGCTGCTGCACGGCTTCGCGGCGGCCAACGCCGACGAGGAGATCGGCCGCACGGCGCGCGGCTGCTACGGCAACATCTACACGCTCGTGCGGGGGCTGACCGGTGTGACCGACGGCGAGGCCCGCGACTTCATGTCGACCGGCATGCTGCTCACCGTGCTGGCGTCGATGAAGGTGATCGGTCCCGACCCGGTCGCCCAGGACCCGTGGATGACCGAGATGATCGGCAGCTTCGAGCACGAGAACCGCTACAAGAACTGA
- a CDS encoding MFS transporter: MTTTATPPVAAAPSSARTRSLAAVLLAVGVPMFMVTLDNLVVTTALPVIKTELGASLTDLSWFVNAYTLPFAALLLTAAAVGDRIGRRRLFVAGIALFTLASAACALATEPWMLTAARAVQGIGGAAVMPLSLTLLAAAVPEKMRNAAIGIWGGISGLGVAVGPVVGGAVAQGLHWTWIFWLNVPIGVVAIVLVRLVLNESHGGARKLDPIGLVLVSLGMLGLIWGVVHGQDDGWTSLSVLGTLIAGGALLAAFIGWERKAPAPMLPLRLFRSRAFTSVNIMAFLFSAGVFGSVFLLAQFFQVVQGYGPFGSGIRTLPWTAAPMVVAPIAGLLVGRVGSRVLIVLGQALLALGLLWVALETTVGVGFGSLVPAFVLAGIGMGLTFAPMSTVALNSVDPASQGVASGTVNTVREFGVAVGVAALASVFASQGSYANPQSYVDGVVPAVLVGAAVVAAAALSALLLPGHRRKAI; this comes from the coding sequence ATGACCACCACCGCCACACCACCTGTGGCCGCCGCGCCGTCCAGCGCGCGGACCCGTTCCCTGGCCGCCGTGCTGCTCGCGGTCGGGGTGCCGATGTTCATGGTCACGCTGGACAACCTGGTCGTGACCACGGCGCTGCCGGTGATCAAGACCGAACTCGGCGCATCGCTCACCGACCTGTCGTGGTTCGTCAACGCCTACACGCTGCCGTTCGCGGCGCTGCTGCTCACCGCCGCCGCGGTCGGCGACCGGATCGGCCGGCGCCGGCTGTTCGTCGCCGGCATCGCGCTGTTCACGCTCGCCTCGGCCGCCTGCGCGCTGGCCACCGAACCGTGGATGCTGACCGCCGCCCGCGCGGTGCAGGGCATCGGCGGCGCCGCGGTCATGCCACTGTCGCTGACGCTGCTGGCGGCGGCCGTCCCCGAGAAGATGCGCAACGCGGCGATCGGCATCTGGGGCGGGATCAGCGGTCTCGGCGTGGCGGTCGGCCCGGTCGTCGGCGGCGCGGTCGCCCAGGGCCTGCACTGGACCTGGATCTTCTGGCTCAACGTGCCGATCGGCGTGGTCGCGATCGTGCTGGTCCGCCTGGTCCTCAATGAGTCGCACGGCGGCGCCCGCAAGCTCGACCCGATCGGCCTGGTGCTGGTCTCGCTCGGCATGCTCGGCCTGATCTGGGGCGTCGTGCACGGTCAGGACGACGGCTGGACGTCACTGTCGGTGCTCGGCACGCTGATCGCCGGCGGCGCGCTGCTCGCGGCGTTCATCGGCTGGGAGCGCAAGGCACCCGCGCCGATGCTGCCGCTGCGCCTGTTCCGCTCGCGGGCCTTCACCTCGGTCAACATCATGGCGTTCCTGTTCAGCGCGGGCGTCTTCGGATCGGTCTTCCTGCTGGCCCAGTTCTTCCAGGTGGTGCAGGGCTACGGCCCGTTCGGCTCGGGCATCCGCACGCTGCCCTGGACGGCGGCGCCGATGGTGGTCGCGCCGATCGCCGGTCTGCTGGTCGGCCGGGTCGGCAGCCGGGTGCTGATCGTGCTCGGCCAGGCACTGCTGGCCCTGGGCCTGCTCTGGGTCGCGCTGGAGACCACGGTCGGCGTCGGTTTCGGCTCGCTGGTGCCGGCCTTCGTCCTCGCCGGGATCGGCATGGGCCTGACCTTCGCGCCGATGAGCACGGTCGCGCTGAACAGCGTCGACCCGGCGTCGCAGGGCGTCGCGTCCGGCACGGTCAACACGGTCCGCGAGTTCGGCGTGGCGGTCGGCGTCGCCGCGCTGGCATCGGTCTTCGCCAGCCAGGGCAGCTACGCCAACCCGCAGTCGTACGTGGACGGCGTGGTCCCCGCGGTCCTCGTCGGTGCCGCGGTGGTCGCGGCGGCCGCGCTGTCCGCGCTGCTCCTGCCGGGCCACCGGCGGAAGGCTATTTGA
- a CDS encoding PadR family transcriptional regulator, which produces MTPVEGPERQTQLLRGALDMCMLALLAKEPAHGYELVRRLDEAGLDAGGYGTVYPLLTRMRRLGLVVDEVQESPSGPRRKVYAVTAAGHQRLAAWEGQWHRFVNTVNATLADTAGGGHE; this is translated from the coding sequence ATGACACCAGTCGAGGGCCCCGAGCGGCAAACCCAACTGCTGCGCGGGGCTCTCGACATGTGCATGCTCGCGCTGCTGGCCAAGGAGCCGGCACACGGCTATGAGCTGGTGCGGCGGCTCGACGAGGCGGGTCTCGACGCGGGCGGCTACGGCACGGTCTATCCGCTGCTGACCCGCATGCGCCGGCTGGGCCTGGTCGTCGACGAGGTCCAGGAGAGCCCGAGCGGGCCGCGCCGCAAGGTCTACGCCGTCACCGCGGCCGGCCACCAGCGGCTGGCCGCCTGGGAGGGCCAATGGCACCGGTTCGTCAACACCGTCAACGCGACCCTCGCCGACACCGCCGGAGGCGGCCATGAGTGA
- a CDS encoding FKBP-type peptidyl-prolyl cis-trans isomerase yields the protein MVDTKNDRKAAVKAARKAAAERAAKAKRRRQQLAVVLAGLAVVAIVLAIVLFTKGGGNDTSTQSSAGAAPSASAAAPPANGIPADVDPALKTKPVVKSGEGDVTALKVTPLIEGKGPAAKSGQTVTVNYVGVTYKTGEEFDASWKTGQPFPVQLGSGTVIEGWDKGLVGAKVGSRLQLDIPAAMAYGDNPPAGYPAGALRFVVDVLSVQ from the coding sequence ATGGTCGACACCAAGAACGACCGGAAGGCCGCCGTCAAGGCGGCCCGCAAGGCTGCCGCCGAGCGGGCGGCCAAGGCCAAGCGGCGCCGTCAGCAGCTCGCCGTTGTGCTCGCGGGCCTGGCCGTGGTGGCCATCGTCCTGGCGATCGTGCTGTTCACCAAGGGTGGCGGCAACGACACCTCGACGCAGTCGTCGGCCGGTGCCGCGCCCAGCGCCTCGGCTGCCGCGCCGCCGGCCAACGGGATTCCGGCCGATGTCGACCCGGCGCTCAAGACCAAACCGGTCGTGAAGTCGGGGGAGGGCGACGTGACGGCGCTCAAGGTGACCCCGTTGATCGAGGGCAAGGGGCCGGCCGCGAAGAGCGGGCAGACCGTGACGGTCAACTATGTGGGCGTGACCTACAAGACCGGCGAAGAGTTCGACGCCTCCTGGAAGACGGGCCAGCCGTTCCCGGTGCAGCTCGGCTCCGGCACCGTGATCGAGGGCTGGGACAAGGGGCTGGTCGGCGCCAAGGTCGGCAGCCGGCTCCAGCTCGACATCCCGGCCGCGATGGCCTACGGCGACAACCCGCCGGCCGGCTACCCCGCGGGGGCGCTGCGGTTCGTGGTCGACGTGCTCTCGGTGCAGTAA
- the tyrS gene encoding tyrosine--tRNA ligase: MSEFIDDLLWRGLLQDSTDLDELRKHLDSGQVTFYVGFDPTAPSLHLGHLMQVLTARRLQLAGHRPLLLVGGATGQIGDPRESSERTLNPPEVVAGWVDKIREQVRPFVTYDGDSAATLVNNLDWTGPMSAVSFLREVGKHFPVNKMLAREVVRARLETGISFTEFAYQLLQSHDYFELHQRHGCTLQFGGSDQWGNITAGVDYIRRRGGGPVHAFVTPLVTKADGTKFGKTEGASVWLDPQLTSPYAFYQFWLNTDDRDVNAYLRYFSFRSHAELEELERATAERPGAREGQRALAAELTTLVHGAEETAQVQAASQALFGRGSLGDLGAGTLRAALAEAGLVEVRGELPTVAALFRDSGLVGSLNEARRAITEGGAYVNNERVSDVEATVPADALLHGRFLVLRRGKRTFAGVERVS, translated from the coding sequence GTGAGCGAATTCATCGACGACCTGCTGTGGCGGGGCCTCCTCCAGGACTCCACCGACCTCGACGAGCTGCGTAAGCATCTGGACTCGGGGCAGGTGACGTTCTATGTCGGCTTCGACCCGACGGCGCCGAGCCTGCATCTCGGCCACCTGATGCAGGTGCTCACCGCCCGCCGGTTGCAGCTCGCCGGGCACCGGCCGCTGCTGCTGGTCGGTGGGGCTACCGGGCAGATCGGTGACCCCCGGGAGAGCAGCGAGCGCACGCTCAACCCACCCGAGGTGGTGGCCGGCTGGGTCGACAAGATCCGCGAGCAGGTGCGGCCGTTCGTCACCTACGACGGTGACAGTGCCGCGACGTTGGTCAACAACCTCGACTGGACCGGCCCGATGTCGGCGGTCAGCTTCCTGCGCGAGGTGGGCAAGCATTTCCCGGTCAACAAGATGCTGGCTCGCGAGGTGGTCCGGGCCCGGCTGGAGACCGGCATCAGCTTCACCGAGTTCGCCTACCAGCTCCTCCAGTCGCACGACTACTTCGAGCTGCACCAGCGGCACGGGTGCACGCTCCAGTTCGGCGGCTCCGACCAGTGGGGCAACATCACCGCCGGCGTCGACTACATCCGCCGGCGGGGTGGTGGGCCGGTGCACGCGTTCGTGACGCCGCTGGTCACCAAGGCCGACGGCACCAAGTTCGGCAAGACCGAGGGTGCTTCCGTCTGGCTCGACCCGCAGTTGACCAGCCCCTACGCCTTCTACCAGTTCTGGCTCAACACCGACGACCGCGACGTGAACGCCTACCTGCGCTACTTCAGCTTCCGCTCGCACGCCGAGCTCGAGGAGCTCGAACGAGCGACGGCGGAGCGACCTGGTGCCCGGGAGGGTCAGCGGGCCCTGGCGGCGGAGCTGACCACGCTCGTGCACGGAGCGGAGGAGACCGCCCAGGTGCAGGCGGCGAGCCAGGCGTTGTTCGGGCGTGGGTCGCTGGGCGACCTCGGCGCCGGGACGCTGCGGGCGGCGCTGGCCGAGGCCGGGTTGGTGGAGGTCAGGGGTGAGCTCCCGACCGTGGCCGCGCTCTTCCGGGACTCCGGGCTGGTGGGCAGCCTCAACGAGGCGCGGCGGGCGATCACCGAGGGTGGTGCATACGTGAACAACGAGCGGGTATCCGATGTGGAGGCCACCGTGCCCGCGGATGCCTTGCTACACGGGCGTTTCCTGGTGTTGCGGCGCGGCAAGCGCACGTTCGCCGGCGTCGAGCGGGTCTCCTGA